The Clostridium sporogenes genome contains a region encoding:
- a CDS encoding response regulator transcription factor, translating to MNYKILIVDDDKTIVEFLQIFLIKEGYEVKFSYNGEEALNRIENEKFDLILMDIMMSKIDGFEAIKIIRKLTNTPIIFLTAKDNQQDKIKGFISGCDDYITKPFDLVELSLRMSAILRRSNVSEIKENKDIIKIKDLKLNLKEHTLYKGKDEITLTPKEFDILYLLARNKGRVFPSSELYERVWGQEFLENDNSLLTHIRNLREKLNDTVKNSKYIKTVWGVGYKIEKEA from the coding sequence GTGAATTATAAAATATTAATAGTAGATGATGATAAAACTATAGTGGAATTTTTGCAAATATTTTTAATTAAGGAAGGATATGAGGTAAAGTTTTCTTATAATGGAGAAGAAGCTTTAAATAGAATAGAAAATGAAAAGTTTGACTTGATTTTAATGGACATAATGATGTCTAAAATAGATGGATTTGAAGCTATAAAAATAATAAGAAAACTTACCAATACGCCGATTATATTTTTAACAGCTAAAGATAATCAGCAAGATAAAATTAAAGGATTCATTTCTGGTTGTGATGATTACATAACAAAACCTTTTGATTTAGTAGAACTTTCTTTAAGAATGTCTGCTATTTTAAGAAGAAGCAATGTAAGTGAAATTAAAGAAAATAAAGATATTATAAAAATTAAGGACTTGAAATTAAATTTAAAAGAACATACTTTATATAAAGGAAAGGATGAAATAACACTTACTCCAAAAGAATTTGATATTTTATATTTGCTTGCTAGAAATAAAGGCAGAGTCTTTCCTTCAAGTGAGTTATATGAAAGAGTGTGGGGACAAGAATTTTTAGAAAATGATAATAGTTTATTAACACATATTAGAAATTTAAGAGAAAAGTTAAATGATACAGTGAAGAATTCAAAATATATCAAAACTGTTTGGGGAGTAGGTTATAAGATTGAAAAGGAAGCTTAG
- a CDS encoding ABC transporter permease subunit — MKLIKNEMKKIILSRKYLVVMSIFIVLYACISVLMYKDTLKSKPETMLSFNEKNLEYWQNQKKDKDIPKERKNEIEQNIKSIERRNKDLKFQIANKNLDWKRRLTKDNNNLKKQIKESEKNGENAAISEYKQQIAMNDYYLNNNITPTPNYEITAFNVMPKVNMIMGFLIISIIIAIMTSTSVSGEFNPATIKLLLTKPVSRERVLFSKFMASAIVCILSFLIIKILAFLVLGTVFSFGSFKEPMAYYSRYIANKDLIENIGLGVKPDLSSLKISSIFKFVLLSEGISMLFIMATVSLCLLISTLTKKSVTSISISTILFAVISIINTKQLDNATGGNLVIHKVMPYLFSTYSTGELVISREIIPKIGLSFVNIPFIIFILLAWTIGCYLISNFVFVKRDIL, encoded by the coding sequence ATGAAATTAATAAAAAATGAAATGAAAAAGATTATTTTATCAAGAAAATATTTAGTTGTTATGAGCATATTTATTGTTTTATATGCATGTATTAGTGTTTTAATGTACAAAGATACATTGAAATCTAAACCTGAAACAATGTTAAGTTTTAATGAAAAAAATTTAGAGTATTGGCAAAATCAAAAGAAAGATAAAGATATACCTAAAGAAAGAAAAAATGAAATAGAGCAAAATATAAAAAGTATAGAAAGAAGAAATAAAGATCTAAAATTTCAAATTGCAAATAAAAATTTAGATTGGAAAAGGAGATTAACTAAAGATAATAATAATTTAAAGAAGCAGATCAAAGAGTCAGAAAAAAATGGTGAAAATGCAGCGATAAGTGAATATAAACAACAAATAGCAATGAATGATTATTATCTAAATAATAATATTACACCTACACCAAATTATGAAATAACTGCATTTAATGTTATGCCTAAGGTGAATATGATTATGGGATTTTTAATAATTTCAATAATTATAGCCATAATGACGTCTACTTCAGTGTCAGGAGAATTTAATCCAGCTACCATAAAACTTCTTTTAACCAAACCAGTTTCTAGGGAAAGAGTTTTATTTTCAAAGTTTATGGCTTCAGCTATAGTTTGTATTTTATCGTTTTTAATTATAAAAATATTAGCATTTTTAGTTTTAGGTACAGTGTTTAGTTTTGGATCTTTCAAAGAGCCAATGGCTTATTATAGTAGATATATTGCTAATAAAGATTTAATTGAAAATATAGGTTTGGGAGTAAAACCGGATTTAAGTAGTTTAAAAATATCTTCTATTTTTAAATTTGTATTATTGAGCGAAGGTATAAGTATGCTATTTATAATGGCTACTGTATCATTATGTTTATTGATTTCTACACTAACTAAGAAAAGTGTAACTTCTATTAGTATTAGTACTATATTGTTTGCTGTAATATCTATTATAAATACTAAACAATTAGATAATGCTACTGGAGGAAACTTAGTAATTCATAAGGTTATGCCTTACTTATTTTCCACTTATAGTACTGGAGAACTTGTAATCAGTAGAGAGATAATTCCTAAAATTGGGTTGTCGTTTGTAAATATACCTTTTATCATATTTATTCTTTTAGCCTGGACTATAGGATGTTATTTAATATCTAATTTTGTTTTTGTAAAGAGAGATATATTATAA